The following is a genomic window from Helicobacter sp. NHP19-003.
CCCCCTATTCCCCACGGAAATGTCTCTAATCATCGCTGCCGACATCATAGACAACCTAAGTCCCGAAGGGTATTTTGAGGGCGATATACAGGCGCAAGCCTTGAGCTTGGGTGTGGCAACAAGCGACTATGAAAAGGTGCGCCAAAGATTTGCCTATTTAGACCCCCCGGGCATCGGGGCGTGCGATTTGCTAGAGAGTTTTAATTTCCAGCTTGCCCAGCACGAGGAGCTGGACACGCCCACTTATGAGCTTTGCGCCAAAATTTTAAAAGATTTAAAGCAGCACCAACAGCACCGCAACAACCCCTATACCCCAAAGCCATGCAGGTCATCACTTCCTTTAAAAACCCCCCGCCCTAGATTTTGCCGAGAGTTTGCCCCCCATCATCCCCGACATTTTGGTGCTTGAAGAAGACGGGGACATTAGCGTACAGCTCAATGAGGGCTATTACCCTAAAGTGGTGCTAGAACAACATAAAATCACCGCAAACAATGGGTATTTAAAAGAGAAACTCAAAGAGGCTAGGGATTTGGTGGATGCTTTGCAGATGCGCCATCAGACCATCCAAAAAATCGGGTTGATGCTCGTAGAGTATCAATACGATTTCTTCAAGGGTGGAGCGATCAAGCCCATGCGCTTGGTGGATATTGCCGAAGAGTTTGGCTATGCTGCCAGCACCATTTCACGGGCGATTTCTAATAAGTATTTGGCGTGCAACCGGGGGGTGTTTGCCATTAAAAGCTTTTTTGCCACCGCCTTAGAGGGTGATGTGTCTAACGCCGCCATTAAAGAGTTTTTGTTAGAGCTGATTAGCAAAGAAGACCGCCAGCATCCCATGAGTGATTTAAAGATTTTGGAGCTGGTGGAGCAGCAATTTGGGCTTAAAATGGTGCGCCGCACGATCACCAAATACCGCAAACTCTTAAACATTGCCAGCTCCACAGAACGCAAAAGGCTGTATAGTATGGTGCTGGATTTAACATAGCATGCTAAAATCACCGCCTGCAAAAGGAGTTGCATGTCCGCTGAAATGGGTTTAAATTTGACGGATACCGCTTTGTTAGAGATGTTTAATGCCTACAATGGGTGTGGTAAGAGGCAGGCAGCGGGGCTTGCGCGCGTGCGCTTTTGCCCCCACAGCGTGCAAGACTACTTAAGGGCGTTTAGTCTGTATAAACAGATTGTGCTAGGGCATTGCCGCAATGGGCAGGTTTTTCACCGCCTAGCGCAAATGTATGAGAAGGGGCAGGGCGTGGCTAAAGACATGCAGAAAGCCTTGTCGTGCTATCAGGGTGTGGTGCAAGTGGGGGTAAAAACGCAGTGGATTTATATCCACGCCTTGACTAAGCTCATTGCGGCGTATGAAATGGGCGATGGCGTAGAGCAAGACTCTCAAAAGGCTCTGCACTACCAAAGCAAGTTGAGCGAGGCGAAATTAGAAGTTACCAAGTCCTATTTGCGTCTTTATCTCAAAAAACCCAACCCTAGAGCGAAAAGAAGGCTCTCTTTTTAACCCCAAAATAAGGATGCCCATGCTAGAGGATTTATCCCATTTGTCTTTGCATTTGAGCGATGACGCTTTGCTCGATTTGTTTAACCAATACAATGGCGATGTGTGCGGCACGCCCCACATGGTGCAAGAATATTTGAAGGCGTTTGAGTACTTTTGCAAAATCGCTAGAAAAGAGAACGACTTTGGCTACGAGTTTTACGCTTTAGGCAAAATGTACGAGCTGGGGCAGGGTGTGGCGCAAGACATTGAAAAAGCCAAAGGGCTCTACACAGAGGCGATTAAAAACTACCAAACCTACGAAGAAGACGGCGCGCCCGATGGCAAGCACACCCAAGCCATGCAAGACTTGGAGCAATGGCTCTAAATATCCATCCCAAACCCAGAGTCGGAGTCTCTGTCGCTGTGGTGTAGGGGGCGTTCGGCGAATTTGTCGGCGTGGTGCGTGCGCCCACAGCCGAGCTTGTGGTGGTCGTGGCGGTGTCGTTGTGTGTTTAGGGCATCATGGCAACGCCTAGCATAGCAAGCTTTGTAGACTTCTTTTTTCTCTCGGTTTAAAGTCGCCACAAACGCCCCTTCGACAAGGGGCATGTTGATTTCAACAGGCTCGTCAGAGAGTCTTTGCAACAAAGAAGGTTGGGGGGCGTTTTTAATGTCGGGCAAGATCGTTACACTCGCCCCGAATTTTGCCACAAGTTGCTGGAACTCTTGCAGGTCTTCGTGTTTCAGTTGCCGTATCAGTAAATCCATAAGAGACTCCTTCTAATGTAATGCCTCATTTTAGGACACTAAAACTAATCAATGGTAATTTAGGTCTAAAGTTTTAGACCAAGCGGGCATGGTGTTTCTCCACTAAAAACACGGGGTTGTAGCCCATTTTCGCCTGCCTTAAGCCTTCAATGCCTAGGTCTTCCTCTCTATTCACATGCACGCAATCAGTGAAGGCGTGTTTTAGGAGCTGTTGGTTAATCATTTGGTAGCCCCCCCGCACGCTCGGGTCTGCCTTTTCAATGTGGATGAGTGCCATTGTAGGGTTCAACTTCTCCCCAAAGCTCATCGCCACAATGCGCCCATCAATCTTAATCACCCCCCCTAACAAGGGCAAGCTCTCATAAATTGCAAGCACGCTCAAAATCCCGCCATGCTCGTGTTTTAGCCCCAAGTCTTGCGGGTCGTCTAGCTTGTGCCATTCTTGTAGGGCAAGTTTTAGCTCGGGAATATTTAAGAGGCTGATGGGCTCATAGCTGTAATTGGGGTAAAGCTTTAAAAAAGCATTTAGGTGGTTTTTCTTTTTATGAAACTTCTTGCCCTGCAAATTGATGAGCTCGGCTACGCTGTAGACATAGTCAAAGCGATCCCTTTGGGCTTCATAGCTAAAGGCGTTGGGGAAAAGCCGCTCCAGCTCGTTTTTGTGCTCGCTTTGCAAGGCTCTAAACTCCAAAACTTCCCTTTGCGCCTTTGCGTGGTTGATGAGTTGCTCTAACACCGCCCTTTTATCCCCTCCGCCTATGGGGTAAAAATAAAAGGGAGCTTGGTTGGGGTAAGTGGTTTTGATCACCACACAGCCCCCCGCAAAGGCTAGGCGAATCTCTCTAGCGTTTTGCCACAGATATAAATTTGTAAAGTTAACATCGCCCACGATGAAATTATCCGCCTTCAGGGCAGAATCTAGGGTGTTTCTTTGCGCCAAATTTAGAGGGTTAAACTCCACATGCTCTCCGTGTATTAGAATAAGTGCCTAAAATCAGGGGATTTAA
Proteins encoded in this region:
- a CDS encoding SEL1-like repeat protein, whose product is MLEDLSHLSLHLSDDALLDLFNQYNGDVCGTPHMVQEYLKAFEYFCKIARKENDFGYEFYALGKMYELGQGVAQDIEKAKGLYTEAIKNYQTYEEDGAPDGKHTQAMQDLEQWL
- a CDS encoding DUF2156 domain-containing protein, with product MEFNPLNLAQRNTLDSALKADNFIVGDVNFTNLYLWQNAREIRLAFAGGCVVIKTTYPNQAPFYFYPIGGGDKRAVLEQLINHAKAQREVLEFRALQSEHKNELERLFPNAFSYEAQRDRFDYVYSVAELINLQGKKFHKKKNHLNAFLKLYPNYSYEPISLLNIPELKLALQEWHKLDDPQDLGLKHEHGGILSVLAIYESLPLLGGVIKIDGRIVAMSFGEKLNPTMALIHIEKADPSVRGGYQMINQQLLKHAFTDCVHVNREEDLGIEGLRQAKMGYNPVFLVEKHHARLV